The Theobroma cacao cultivar B97-61/B2 chromosome 1, Criollo_cocoa_genome_V2, whole genome shotgun sequence genome contains the following window.
GTCACTGCCATATCGCAAGTCATTATGTTAAGATGGAATGAACATATTGAATGAGCAAAATACagctaaaacaaaaagatataAACCAGTGATGACAAATCATGAATAGCCAACGATTAACGAGATATGATCCAATTCAATTAAGTTGTAAACAAAAGTGGGGTGCTGACAATTAAAATCCTAGAAACTTGAGTTTGTTATGTGATTTCATATGCTCCTAGCTAGAAATGATGGAGCAACACCAAGACATGATGGAGGCCATCTACATAAAACGAACCAACAAAAATCACTAGCCACAATCTTTTCAACAAGACACCTTATACATAATAATTAACACATGAAAAGATGTATGTGCAGCaagtagaaaaaattttaatgaagtTTCAGTGCATCGACACCATTTCTAATATATGTTGTTTCAATTGTCATTGTATTCTACTGCCGACAGTACGTAGAAGTCGATCAAAGCcagtatattaattaatatattccaggagaataaagaaaaatgtagaaatgaaaagaatgagGCCTTGCAGTACTGACCAACTTTAccacatacatatatatatagaatattAAACATGGCTTTTAACAAGGTAATTTCCacatataataagaaaatgattaaataaatcCCAAAATTATAGAGCAAGATATTAATTAGATCAAATTGATAGTGCACAAGACATTTGCAGTGGAGGGTGGTTTCAGCATTGGAAATGAAGTGGATGTTTCTTTGTTGGCTGCGGCCATATGTCATCACAAATCTCTTGGATGGTTTTAGGAACCGGTCAACATGCTCGGATTCATGAAATTAATAGCAGGTGCATTAATTGGCGGCCTACCATTCTTGCTTTTGTCATATTGATCTCtcaagtttcattttttttttcttgacaaAAGAccaaatatattttcattgtataaaaatcataacatttatatttaaatatttaatttattaattgatacataatttttttacataaaaaataaaattcgaatatctttttgttaatttttttttaaaaaaatcatcatgATATTTATGGAATATATAACAGGTTTTAGCGTATTCAAACCCAGCCCACCTTAAAGATTCTGTCTGTAACCTTGCCCAGACCCGCCCCAAATTATAAAAGCATAATGACCAGGCCTGTCCATTTAGGTCTTGCCCTGTACAAAAATGAagtttttttggaaaaaaaaaaaccggCAGAACTTATCATCTCCACATGGACATCATCCTTTCCCTTCCACGATTAGTAAACTTTAGAATAAAAGTTTGAATATAGGAATAGGATCACATGGATTAGGAATCAAGGTTTGAATATAGGAATAGGATCACATGGATTAGGAATCAAGGTGAGGCGATACTTTCAGTGGCGTGCATGGGCATTGACCCCTTGTTATAGAATCTTCCTAGCCATGAAAGTATGGAAACTTAGACCAACTTTATGGCACCAATGAAATACAATTTGTCCCTTTGCTGGTCCTACAAGAAATCAACACCTTTTGCTTTTGCCATGCATTTTACGGACACAATCCTGCCATTGCTTTGCGGCATTATTCCCCAAACTACCCATGGAAACCTTATGAAATAAGCCTCAAAGAGTAGGTCATATCAGTCATTCAAACGAAAACCCAAAGAATATTTCtagaaataataaatattccTTGCTCAAATCTTCATAGTAGTATTTGATTCCGAGTTACCCAATATCAACGGGGGATCCTTTCCCTGTGCAAAGCCAAACAAACATTCCTTCTTGCCAATGAACcggaattatattaaaaacaGAAAACGAAAAAAAGGAAGTAAAAGAGGTTTAAGTGTAAGATGAAAAGTGGGCAAAAGCAaagccaaaaataaaaatcccaCAAAAACCCATCATTCTTTCCAGCTCATTTTGAACCCCAGAACCGCctgtttttctctttctctcactttCAAAAGAAATGGTTGAACCCAAGTTTCACATATTCGTCTCTTTAGCTGCTCAAGTTGGTGATTGTTCAACTGAAAACATTCCATAATGGCTAAGCGTCAGTATGAAGTTTGGAAGGGCAATAATGTATGCTTTCTTTGCCAACCCTTCTCTTTTTTGTACCTCCCTGCTTGTTGATGCTTCATTTTTGCATTTGAGTTTGTTTTGTGTATGCTAATTTAATTGGTTTTATCAATACATGTTAGTTTCTGGCATTTGTTTATCCTGTCATCTGGGgtggttttgatttttcatttttggtttctttAAATCCGGGATAGATAGGTTGTTCTCTTTGCAAGGTTAAGACAAAATGCGGCATAGTTCTTGGGGTCGTGCATTCTACATTAAGGTTATAGAGGGTCTAGTAAAAGAGATTCTTGTGTTTGATATCCAACAAGAAGGgtgaatttttaatttagttggTATGTACTCAAGTTTCCTAttggaaattcaaaatttatccaTGCTAAGTGTCTGTATAATAAAATCTAGCACGTAGATGACTTGAGTTCTTATATTTTCGTAACAAGTAAGATAATAGGATGAATGGTGAATAACATGAGATGGATATAGACATTGTTGTTTCTATATCTCAAGCATTTCTTGCTCTAAGGTGGatttttgtgaaaattttctctcttcttgtGTAAACTTGGATATGGCCGGAACACTTGTTACATAAGGGATGGCAATTCCTTGGAGCTCTTGCAAATTGCATGTTTAAATGTTATACTTTCTTCAATTGGTGGCATATCTAATTTCTAGAAGTCCTAAGGCAAAAAATTTGAGAGTCAGGCATGGGATGTTTACTTTTGCAGAAGAAATAAgggaaaaatatatttatatagtcATGAGAGGGTCATTCATCATCTGCAGTCGTGTAATGTCAATGAATAtactaaccttatgaattcATTGGCATTTGAATCTTGTGAAATACATCGACCAACTATCatgtaaaattctaaaatagAACCTAAATTAGTGAAAACAATCATACTTAAATGAAATAAGCGTAAAAGTTCAACTGGGTCCTTTGACGGTCTAACATCATTAGAGCAATTTGCAATGAGAAACACTCTAAAAAACATGCTAAGTCAAATGTTTGGTCCCTTAAATAGTGCAGGGCAGCTTCCCACCTTAGTCTTCTACATGAAAAACATATCCTTGAGACATGATTTCTACTGTGCATGAGGGAATCAATAATTAGCTAGCATCTTCAGTGCCATTTTGAAATAGCGAAAATAATTAGATGGACTGGCAAAAATTTCCTACTGGGTACATTTGCTCGTTAGCACTCTTAGAAGTGAAGGTGCTGCTACTGGCAAACTGGGAGAGAATCTAATTTTGTGCTACCAAAATGTAAATGCTTTATTTGGGGTTGGAAGCATATGCAGTAATGGTATAGGGCTCTGGATTCTCAGATTCAAGACTTCTATAGCTGGCAACTAGGTGCTTCGACAAGGGAAAGGAGAGGGTTATGTGCATGCTGTCAGAAGGTTCACATTTAGTTTGTATGAGATAATCTTTACAGTAGAGTAATGATATTGAAGTTCCCAAAGGGAGGAGCTATGTTAGATTCTGcgattaataatatttatattatctttaatACAGGATATTCGTATGCTGATTTCAGTTAATTTTAAAGGATACTGAGGTAAATGGTAACCTTTTAAGGTGCTTGAGATCATTCCTAGCCCAGTTACTGTAGGTCTACTAGACTAGTCGTGAACATGgttttgaagaatgaaagaattTAGATGATGATTAAATTCaactctttcaaaaattaacaCCAAATGAACCtgagtgattaattaataataattgctGCTACTAATTTCTCCACTTGTTTTTATATGCTTATCACATTTGTTAGATTCCACTGCCTATTAGTGTAGTAGCATTCTCTTACAACTGTTCCACATTGTTTGTTCTCTTTTCTACTCCCCATTCTTCCCTCTGCACAAAGGAATTCCTTTTTCCTGAGAAGGAAAATTGGATCTGCTATTTTGGTAAACAGTTGAATTGGAAGAATCAATTATAGCTGTCTTAAAAAAGAACAAGGACCTTCTGAATCTGctcttcattttttcttctcaagTAAATCCAATGCCCTCTTGCCAGTTAAACTTAAAGGCATTTCATTTCTTCAACTCCCCTTTTAAGCTCTGTCAATACCTGTTTGCTGACATGGATGGAATATTTGAATGATCTTGTAGAGAGACCAGAAAAAACATCCTAGGAGAGtatttatttgatatttcCATTTTCTTGATTGGAAAAAGGATGAGATTGGGTTAAGATCATTTCTAGAATCAATTTTAGCTCTTGAAAGGGGAACGAGTGCAAAACTAGGAACCTACCCAAGGAGAGGGGCAAGAGGGGGAGTGGGGAAGTAACAAACATCATTAAACATGCTTTGCACTGGCAACTTATCATCATCAAAGgaattttataactttaaaacGTAATGGTTTATACATTTCTAACCTTTTCCCTTTTATCTTTCTCTGTCTGTCCACTTTTCCCTCCTTTTGAATGCATAAGTTATTAAGTTGAAAGAATGTCATTCATGACAAAGTTTTATTAATCTACCATCACTTTAACACAGTCTAAGAGCCTCCCCAGTGTTCAATATGATAGCAGCAAAACCTTATCAGATACTACATTGTGTCaatattatttgaattaagataattaaacttatttacaagtctctcaAATCTGAAGCTCTCATTCTCTGGTTAACACATCATATCTGTATGTGGTGAGGAAAAGTCATTAGCATTTGGACCAATTTAAAGTATAAAAGTCGTATTTATGTCACTTTGGGCTTAATAACATCTGTGCAAtattaatggttttataataaaaaatttaaaatttgatcttGAAAGGAAATTTTCCCTTTGGACAGAGGTGAACATGGAAATGCAGACCATCGCTGTCCTATACTGGACTAATAAACTCCAACCTCACATTTGGATTTTCAATATGGATTTGGTGAATTACATACTTGTGCATGAACAGACAAACAGATACACAGACATGGAGACAAAATTGATATTTCTCTAATTTGTTCAATCACGTTAATCTTATCCTTATTTAGCAAAATGACAATCCTGAATGCCACCATTGGAGTGCCTTCCTGTCTTATAAACTTTCAACtcatatatatgatatatgtaTGCATATTTGTCAATGCTTCATATTATGGGTATATAATATACATTTATATGTTCTAATTTCTGTATGTCTTATTTATGAACTTATCCTCTGAATGTATTGCTTATATTGCATTCATCTTTGcagatatttatttttggggGGAGGTTTATGTTTGGTCCAGATGCTAAGTCACTGATCATTACGTTACTGCTGATCATTGTTCCCGTTATCATCTTTTGTGCAAATGTTGCAAGGAACCTCATCAGTGAAATTTCAGGAATTATTGCTGGCTATGCAATTCTAATGGTGACAGTTGTTTTCACAGTATATGTTAGTAACCCTCTGTGGCTTTTAAACATCATTAAGACCTtgtactttaattttattgtagATTCCTGCCTGAAAAATTAAAGTAGAAATAGCATTTTTAATATCTCTCTAACttcttttaagaaaatgaCATGTTGCTTGATACAAAAGGGAAGATTGCTCTATCAGCTCTCCTAATTTCCTTTTACATTGATAAAGTCATGGATCTGAATGTGCATCAAGTTCATTTTGTGAGCATGTGCTATGACTTTTTATTCACACAACCATGTGTTGGACTGTTAtcattgttttttgttttttctcccTCCTTTTTTGCTTGGAAACACAACTTGCCAATTGTAATTCCTTAGTTGGTTGTGATAGGTATTACTAGTACTTCTTCTTACCTCTGCCCGAGACCCTGGCATTGTTCCTCGCAATCTTCATCCACCAACAGAAGAGATATGTTATGATTCTTCAGCTTCTGTTGATGCTGTTGGGAGACAAACGCCAACCCCACGACTACCCCCCACAAAAGAAGTCATTGTCAATGGTGTGCCTGTAAGGGTGAAGTATTGTAACTCATGCAGGTTGTATCGTCCACCTCGCTGCTCACACTGCTCTGTCTGTGATAACTGTGTGGAGCGATTTGACCACCACTGTCCTTGGGTAGGCCAGTGCATTGGAATGGTATGTGAATCAGGCTTCTCTCCTGTAGTTTAGACAATGGACTATCTGCTTGCTGAAATCAGTATGTTTCTATTGGCCATTCACTCAATCTTCCTACAATGCATGAGAAACAAAATCTAATAATCATGCAccacaaataattaaattttccacatttgtaaaattatctttgaatactttattatcttcaaatgcattttgaaaaagataaaagaagtATCATCTTTAATGTACttgatgttttgattttgataaataTCATCAATCATTGTAAAAAGGATTTGCTCAATCCGAGTAACGTTtatataataaacaaaatcatGTTTCATATATTCTCTTGTTTAAAATTGTATAGTTGCTAAATTATGAATGAATTCTTATTCATTAATTGgaacataaattaaaactactaaaaaaaatctcatgcCTAAATCTTTAGagttttcatatttaaaaattttaagccttattattaaataagagatatatagtaataaaaattgtataatatgtatatatgtgtaatacatttgtgctaatatatatttcatataacatctatgaaaattgaataaataaattagctAAAAGCATACATATTAGTATATTTccattaaattaaatgtttgttAATACAGTGAAGAATCCTCCAGTGTGATATTTAATTGCACTACGTGGAAAGTTTATATGTTCACTATTTAAAAGGCAATATGTGAATTCAGTTGAGGTTACTGCATGTATTTGcttaaaaatgaataagaaacaaaaaaagaaaaaaggttttgAATTCCACCTATAATACATAACATATGGGAAGGATTTGAATTATTTCATTCACCCCACAACCCAAAAGaagtggagaaagaaagaatcgTTTCCctcccttttgtttttttttctgcctcgtttgaagcaattttcaaaGTAAATTGAGTACTTTCTATTTAAATGCAGCGCAACTACCGATCATTCTTTCTGttcatttcttcttcaacCGTTCTCTGCATCTTCATCTTTGCAATGTCTGCTTTGAACATAAAATTCCTTATGGCTGACCTTGGAACAGTCTGGAAGGCAATGAAAGAGTCACCACTTTCAGTGGTACTAATGGTTTATTGcttcattttcctttggtttgTTGGAGGGCTTACCTGCTTCCACTTGTATCTTATAGGCACAAACCAGGTCAGTTCACTTCTATCTTTTTTGGCATGTGGAGAGTATTATTGTCTTTCTGTTGTTTATTGTAAGTGGTTGCAGTATGGTAGTCCGAATTGCTGCTTTTAGCTTCCTGTTTTTTGTGAATGCAAGTAGCCAGCCATGTCTATAAAGCCACACTATAAATTTTTCAgtctatttcattttcttttgaagaaaatatagACCTCGGGAACATATCAAATTTGCTCAAAGTGTCTCTTTCTTATTTGTACTATCtctgtccttttttttttatctctttttcagAAGTTGAAACATGAAAGGCAAGTTGTGAATTATATGGGGAAGAATTTTCTGGCATTAAAAAGAAGGATGCAAGATGGGATATGTGAATAATGATAGATTTGATGTATTAGGAGCATGTAGGTTCAGCATGATGCCAAAACACTTCTAACAAAATGTA
Protein-coding sequences here:
- the LOC18611709 gene encoding protein S-acyltransferase 8 is translated as MAKRQYEVWKGNNIFIFGGRFMFGPDAKSLIITLLLIIVPVIIFCANVARNLISEISGIIAGYAILMVTVVFTVYVLLVLLLTSARDPGIVPRNLHPPTEEICYDSSASVDAVGRQTPTPRLPPTKEVIVNGVPVRVKYCNSCRLYRPPRCSHCSVCDNCVERFDHHCPWVGQCIGMRNYRSFFLFISSSTVLCIFIFAMSALNIKFLMADLGTVWKAMKESPLSVVLMVYCFIFLWFVGGLTCFHLYLIGTNQTTYETFRYRGLERRPRVYDRGCLNNFREVLCSKIKPSRNSFRAYVQENGRGATSGMTSEAYLGDSVENRREKVEDDREIGGDLLKISQRREAEDT